A single Muntiacus reevesi chromosome 9, mMunRee1.1, whole genome shotgun sequence DNA region contains:
- the LOC136174721 gene encoding olfactory receptor 4A15-like, translating into MEQRKNVTEFVLLGLTQSVEGQEILFVVFLLIYIVTMAGNLLIVWTVVLSPTLDAPMYFFLGYLSFMDAFYSTSITPKTIIDLLYEKKTISFQACMTQLFTEHLFSGAEVFLLVFMAYDRHLAICKPLHYSTIMNHRVCVLMLLLAWVGGFLHALLHIIFFYNLPFCGPNVIDHFGCDTYPLFKLACTDTHITALTVAANDGAICVTIFTLLLISYGVILHSLKNLSQEGKREALSTCGSHITVVVLFFVPCIFTYLRPPVTLPIDKYLAVFYTVVTPMLNPLIYTLRNVEMQNAMKKLWIRKKQ; encoded by the coding sequence atggaacaaaggaaaaatgtaacTGAGTTTGTCCTCTTGGGGCTCACTCAGAGTGTCGAGGGGCAGGAAATTTTATTTGTCGTGTTCTTGCTCATTTACATTGTGACCATGGCGGGCAACCTGCTCATTGTCTGGACTGTGGTACTCAGCCCAACATTAGATGCCCCTATGTACTTCTTTCTTGGCTACTTATCATTTATGGATGCCTTTTATTCTACTTCAATCACCCCAAAGACAATTATAGACTTACTCTATGAGAAGAAAACCATTTCATTTCAAGCTTGCATGACCCAGCTTTTTACAGAGCATCTATTTAGTGGTGCTGAGGTTTTCCTCCTGGTtttcatggcctatgaccgccacctggccatctgcaaacccttgCATTATTCGACAATCATGAATCACAGAGTGTGTGTTCTGATGCTGCTATTGGCTTGGGTTGGTGGGTTTTTACATGCTCtacttcatattatttttttttacaaccttcccttctgtggccctaatgtcaTTGACCACTTTGGGTGTGATACGTATCCTTTGTTTAAACTTGCCTGCACTGACACCCACATTACTGCCCTCACAGTAGCTGCCAATGATGGGGCGATCTGTGTGACCATTTTTACACTCTTACTCATCTCCTATGGGGTCATTCTGCACTCCCTGAAGAATCTCAGTCAGGAAGGGAAGCGTGAAGCCTtgtccacctgtggctcccacattaCAGTGGTGGTCCTCTTCTTCGTGCCCTGTATTTTCACGTATTTGAGACCTCCTGTTACCTTACCCATTGATAAATACCTCGCTGTGTTTTACACCGTTGTCACCCCTATGCTGAACCCTCTAATCTATACTCTGAGAAATGTAGAGATGCAAAATGCCATGAAAAAGCTATGGatcagaaaaaaacaatga